From Desulfovibrio intestinalis, one genomic window encodes:
- a CDS encoding NAD(P)H-dependent flavin oxidoreductase yields MSFPALKIGNLTARIPVVQGGMGVGISLSGLASAVANQGGIGVIAGAMIGMKEPDVAKDPLTANLRALRNEIEKARQLTNGIVGVNLMVALTTFSQMVRTAIEHKADIIFSGAGLPLDMPKHLFQACEEKKEDFKTKLVPIVSSARAASVIAKKWISRFNYVPDAFVVEGPKAGGHLGFKAEELYDPAHALEVLVPQVVEVVKPLEDKYGKAVPIIAAGGVYSGADIKKFLDLGASGVQMGTRFVATHECDADERFKQSYLAAKAEDVTIIKSPVGMPGRALDNSFIHAAREGNKKPFKCVFHCVHTCEQEKTPYCIAQALINAMKGNLERGFAFCGANVSRVNKITSVRELMDSLQHEFDDAMASLSKSVQSMFNGNKS; encoded by the coding sequence ATGTCATTTCCCGCACTTAAAATCGGAAACCTCACTGCCAGAATCCCTGTTGTTCAGGGTGGCATGGGGGTTGGAATATCGCTTTCAGGCCTTGCTTCTGCTGTGGCCAATCAGGGCGGCATCGGCGTCATCGCCGGAGCTATGATCGGCATGAAGGAACCTGACGTTGCCAAGGATCCTCTTACAGCCAACCTGCGTGCCCTGCGCAATGAAATTGAAAAAGCCCGCCAGCTGACAAACGGCATTGTTGGCGTTAACCTTATGGTAGCCCTGACCACATTCAGCCAGATGGTGCGTACTGCTATTGAGCACAAAGCGGACATCATTTTTTCTGGCGCTGGCCTGCCGCTTGATATGCCCAAGCACCTTTTTCAAGCGTGCGAAGAAAAAAAGGAAGACTTCAAAACCAAGCTTGTGCCCATAGTTTCTTCGGCACGCGCGGCTTCTGTCATCGCCAAAAAATGGATTTCCCGCTTCAACTACGTGCCTGACGCCTTTGTGGTTGAAGGCCCCAAAGCTGGCGGGCATCTCGGTTTCAAGGCTGAAGAACTCTATGATCCGGCGCATGCGCTGGAAGTGCTGGTTCCTCAGGTGGTTGAAGTTGTGAAGCCTCTGGAAGACAAATACGGCAAAGCTGTGCCTATTATTGCCGCCGGTGGTGTGTACTCCGGTGCAGACATCAAAAAATTTCTCGACCTTGGCGCTTCCGGCGTGCAGATGGGAACCCGCTTTGTTGCCACGCACGAATGCGATGCCGACGAACGCTTCAAGCAGTCTTACCTTGCCGCCAAGGCTGAAGACGTCACCATCATCAAAAGCCCGGTGGGCATGCCCGGACGCGCCCTGGACAACAGTTTTATTCACGCAGCACGCGAAGGCAACAAAAAGCCCTTCAAATGCGTTTTCCACTGCGTGCATACCTGCGAACAGGAAAAGACGCCCTACTGCATTGCTCAGGCGCTTATCAACGCCATGAAGGGAAACCTTGAACGCGGATTCGCCTTCTGCGGCGCCAATGTGTCACGCGTAAACAAGATCACCTCTGTCCGCGAACTTATGGACAGCCTGCAGCACGAATTCGATGACGCTATGGCCTCGTTGAGCAAAAGCGTGCAGAGCATGTTCAATGGCAACAAGAGCTAG
- a CDS encoding PD-(D/E)XK nuclease family protein has product MNASPFLIFPWQRPFLPALKDYLNQLTHGHPGSALLLVPHNRPWRYLVQLYASEGYTGLLPKVMTLSDTIASWRAFDSAAPLHTANTLDRVALLYQCVNALAQDDSSLASRFARMDMALFLPWGLRLAALLEEMYGQLVEATDLTHLENEVAAPAAALLGALGRISKAYETALLENNWTTPGLDIFALAHSDSPVPYLLEPQYDRPVVVAGFSLLTGGEDHLLKRLWQAGAQLCLHGDPALAERESGIHWACDEQAAWLRRWKAQALPAMQLDEKEKSHQPRFHFFAGYDCHSQLAALRRDLEPECKSDQVETNDADSSASTAVVLTDSSLLMPVLHHLPNKDVNISMGYPLDRSPLNRLLDALLRLQANRSDEGRYYWRQVLQCLRHPYVTMLRTQDSNGQPLLLRDALRPLEKHIREGTRFVDLAEVANSCRSQLPEPLSQLLEETLHVLVHAPSTASTTRGMADVLQNLCSFLLNRGGDLWKHFPLDAEAMYRLIRQAVPVLRENLLADTDFPLTTLHGMVREVLGQERVPFEAEPLTGLQVLGMLETRLLHFNRVFIVDATDDKLPGNPAQDPLLPDSLRQTLGLPDSRRRERAAAHSLYRLCAGADEVSFFWQEGISRSALFDGKKSRSRFVEQLLWQEEQRRGALLTPGEPPLETAACEVQAAASETKILTRGVELNTALTHLLRKPLSATRLDVYLQCPLRFAWQYLCDLRPPKEINEGDDPAAVGTCIHNTLKALYEPYLHKVIRPGDISAETVRARFLEQLEAADLRRLLPADSCLMLEEAAPMRLMHFLSGQPDNIMIMALEKEISATLRLAERDYAFVGTVDRVDRRDGLLHVLDYKTGTIKKHDGSLWTDLAYFTRADRLCAALTPATEADTEQLENLENLFDELRTRLPSLQLPCYLSMAGACGMAQLGDAALVELRDEGKEHPLFGGLVEEDLNAALGFCRTALTLTLLHMEYSPTFTARPDKHCQWCPYSGLCSL; this is encoded by the coding sequence ATGAATGCCTCGCCCTTTTTGATTTTTCCCTGGCAGCGCCCTTTTTTGCCAGCCCTCAAGGACTACTTGAACCAACTCACCCACGGGCACCCTGGCTCGGCCCTGCTGCTTGTGCCGCACAATCGCCCTTGGCGCTATCTTGTGCAGCTATACGCATCTGAAGGCTACACAGGGCTTTTGCCCAAGGTCATGACGTTGTCCGACACGATAGCCTCATGGCGCGCCTTTGACAGTGCCGCTCCGCTGCATACAGCCAACACGCTGGACCGCGTGGCATTACTGTACCAGTGCGTTAACGCTCTGGCGCAGGATGACAGCAGCCTTGCGTCCCGTTTCGCCCGTATGGATATGGCGCTTTTTTTACCCTGGGGTCTGCGGCTGGCTGCACTTCTGGAGGAAATGTACGGGCAACTGGTGGAGGCGACGGACCTTACCCATCTGGAAAATGAGGTTGCCGCTCCTGCAGCCGCGCTATTGGGCGCTTTGGGACGCATCAGCAAAGCCTATGAAACAGCGTTGCTGGAAAACAACTGGACAACGCCGGGCCTTGATATTTTCGCTTTGGCACACAGCGATTCTCCTGTGCCTTACCTGTTGGAGCCGCAGTATGATCGTCCCGTGGTGGTGGCTGGTTTTTCCCTGCTTACGGGCGGCGAGGACCATCTTTTAAAACGTCTTTGGCAAGCTGGAGCCCAACTTTGCCTGCACGGTGATCCGGCCTTGGCAGAAAGAGAAAGCGGCATTCATTGGGCTTGTGATGAACAGGCCGCATGGCTGCGCCGCTGGAAAGCGCAGGCACTTCCAGCCATGCAGCTTGACGAGAAAGAAAAATCTCACCAACCTCGATTCCACTTTTTTGCAGGCTACGACTGCCATTCGCAGCTTGCAGCCCTGCGCCGAGACCTTGAGCCTGAGTGCAAAAGCGATCAGGTAGAAACAAATGATGCTGATTCTTCTGCCTCCACAGCCGTAGTGCTAACAGACAGCTCCTTGCTCATGCCAGTGCTCCATCATTTGCCGAACAAGGATGTTAACATCTCCATGGGTTATCCCCTGGACCGTTCACCCCTCAATAGGTTGTTGGACGCATTGTTGCGGCTTCAGGCAAACAGAAGCGACGAGGGGCGGTACTACTGGCGGCAAGTGTTGCAATGTTTGCGTCACCCCTATGTGACCATGCTGCGCACTCAGGATAGCAACGGGCAGCCCCTGCTGCTTCGTGACGCCCTGCGTCCCCTGGAAAAACACATACGCGAAGGCACACGCTTCGTTGACCTGGCCGAAGTGGCGAACTCTTGCCGAAGCCAGCTGCCTGAACCCTTGTCTCAACTGCTGGAAGAAACACTACATGTGCTTGTTCATGCGCCATCCACTGCCAGCACCACAAGGGGCATGGCCGACGTGTTGCAAAACTTGTGCTCTTTTTTGCTCAACCGTGGCGGCGACCTGTGGAAACACTTTCCCCTGGATGCAGAGGCCATGTACCGCCTCATCCGGCAAGCTGTGCCCGTCTTGCGTGAAAACCTTCTGGCAGACACGGATTTTCCCCTCACAACGCTGCACGGAATGGTGCGCGAAGTGCTGGGGCAAGAGCGGGTGCCCTTTGAGGCCGAGCCGCTTACAGGCCTGCAAGTACTTGGCATGCTTGAAACACGCTTGCTGCATTTTAACCGGGTGTTCATTGTGGATGCCACTGATGACAAACTGCCCGGCAACCCTGCACAGGACCCGCTGCTGCCGGATTCTTTGCGGCAAACTCTTGGCCTGCCCGATTCACGCCGTCGTGAAAGGGCCGCTGCGCATAGCTTGTACCGCCTTTGCGCCGGGGCGGATGAAGTCTCCTTTTTCTGGCAGGAAGGCATCAGCCGTTCTGCACTCTTTGACGGTAAAAAAAGCCGCAGCCGTTTTGTGGAGCAACTGCTCTGGCAGGAAGAACAACGGCGAGGAGCTTTGCTCACCCCCGGTGAACCGCCTCTTGAAACCGCCGCTTGCGAAGTACAGGCTGCCGCTTCTGAAACAAAAATTCTGACGCGCGGGGTTGAACTAAACACAGCCCTGACGCATTTGCTGCGTAAACCGCTTTCCGCCACCAGGCTGGATGTCTACCTTCAGTGCCCCCTGCGCTTCGCCTGGCAATACTTGTGCGACCTGCGCCCACCAAAAGAGATCAATGAAGGTGATGATCCCGCTGCGGTCGGTACCTGCATTCACAACACGCTCAAGGCTCTTTACGAACCCTATCTGCACAAGGTCATACGCCCCGGTGATATTTCCGCTGAAACCGTGCGTGCGCGTTTTTTGGAGCAGCTTGAAGCTGCCGACCTGCGACGCCTGTTACCCGCAGACAGCTGCTTGATGCTGGAAGAGGCAGCCCCCATGCGGCTCATGCATTTTTTATCAGGCCAACCAGACAACATCATGATTATGGCTCTGGAAAAAGAAATCAGCGCCACATTGCGGCTGGCCGAACGCGACTATGCTTTTGTTGGTACGGTGGACCGCGTGGACCGCCGCGACGGTCTGCTTCACGTGCTTGATTACAAAACAGGAACCATCAAAAAACATGACGGCAGCCTGTGGACTGACCTGGCGTACTTTACCCGGGCTGATCGTCTGTGCGCGGCCCTGACGCCAGCTACGGAAGCCGATACGGAACAATTGGAAAACCTTGAAAACCTCTTTGACGAACTACGAACACGCCTGCCCAGCCTGCAGTTGCCGTGCTATCTGTCGATGGCTGGCGCTTGTGGTATGGCCCAGTTGGGCGACGCTGCCCTGGTGGAACTGCGCGATGAGGGGAAAGAGCATCCTCTTTTCGGAGGACTGGTAGAAGAAGATCTGAATGCTGCTCTAGGGTTTTGCCGCACGGCCCTTACCCTGACCCTGTTACATATGGAATATTCCCCAACGTTCACTGCCCGCCCCGACAAGCATTGTCAGTGGTGCCCATATTCTGGCCTTTGTTCTTTATAA
- the rpoN gene encoding RNA polymerase factor sigma-54, whose protein sequence is MALELRQQLKLAQQLVMTPQLQQAIKLLQLSRMELLETVQQEMLDNPFLEESQGDDGSAEPAEDRREKATEEVYDQDLAKDADWEDYLGEFASTPRLVQPREFEVAEDISPLEARYSAKPTLEGHLLWQLRLSSLSDAQKDIGEVIIGNLSSAGYLHASIDEIAQMTESDPSDVLTVLEKVQLFDPVGVAARDARECLLVQIKSLKYDRDPILLELIRSHLEDLEGKRYKPLLRKFKLDMEELKEYLDIIQSLDPLPGASFGGGEPTYVSPDVFVYKMGDEFVILLNEDGLPQLQLSNMNQMDMKGASDKEKEYCTEKMRSASWLIKSLYQRQRTLYKVMESIVRHQQAFFEVGVSRLAPLILKDIADDISMHESTVSRITTNKYVATPHGIFELKFFFNSGLELDDGSQVGSESVKALIKKFIADEDTKSPLSDERIGEMLKDHLKVNIARRTVAKYRTALDIPSSSRRKEHF, encoded by the coding sequence ATGGCACTGGAACTTCGACAGCAACTCAAACTGGCTCAGCAGCTGGTGATGACCCCGCAATTGCAGCAAGCCATCAAGCTGCTCCAGCTCTCGCGCATGGAGCTTCTGGAGACTGTGCAGCAAGAAATGCTGGACAACCCATTTCTGGAAGAATCCCAGGGCGATGACGGCTCAGCTGAACCAGCTGAAGACCGACGGGAAAAGGCCACTGAAGAAGTATACGACCAGGATTTGGCCAAGGACGCCGACTGGGAAGACTATCTTGGCGAATTCGCCAGCACTCCCCGCCTTGTGCAGCCTCGTGAATTTGAAGTTGCTGAAGACATTTCTCCTCTAGAGGCGCGCTACTCAGCCAAACCGACCCTTGAAGGGCACCTGCTTTGGCAACTGCGCCTTTCTTCGCTCTCTGACGCGCAAAAAGATATTGGCGAAGTCATTATTGGCAATCTTTCTTCCGCAGGCTATCTGCACGCCAGCATAGATGAAATTGCACAGATGACCGAGTCGGACCCTTCTGACGTTTTGACAGTGCTTGAAAAAGTGCAGCTGTTTGATCCCGTGGGCGTTGCAGCGCGTGACGCGCGTGAATGCCTGCTGGTGCAAATAAAAAGCCTGAAATACGACCGCGATCCCATACTGCTTGAACTGATACGCTCTCACCTGGAAGACCTTGAAGGCAAGCGCTATAAGCCGTTGCTGCGTAAATTCAAACTGGATATGGAGGAACTCAAGGAGTATCTGGATATTATTCAAAGTCTTGACCCCCTTCCAGGGGCCAGCTTTGGAGGCGGAGAGCCAACCTACGTCAGCCCAGACGTCTTTGTGTACAAGATGGGTGACGAATTTGTCATACTGCTCAACGAAGATGGCTTGCCACAACTGCAGCTTTCCAACATGAACCAAATGGACATGAAGGGAGCCTCAGACAAAGAAAAGGAATACTGTACGGAAAAGATGCGCTCGGCCAGCTGGCTCATCAAGAGTCTTTATCAGCGCCAACGCACTCTGTACAAGGTAATGGAAAGCATTGTCAGGCATCAGCAAGCTTTTTTTGAAGTTGGTGTATCGCGCCTTGCTCCTCTCATCCTCAAGGACATTGCAGACGACATCAGTATGCATGAGTCGACTGTCAGCAGAATTACGACCAACAAATATGTGGCCACGCCCCACGGTATTTTTGAGCTGAAATTTTTCTTCAATAGCGGTTTGGAGCTGGATGACGGAAGTCAGGTGGGTTCCGAAAGTGTCAAGGCGCTTATAAAAAAATTCATCGCCGATGAAGACACCAAGTCTCCCCTGAGCGATGAACGCATTGGCGAAATGCTGAAGGACCACCTCAAGGTCAACATCGCACGGCGTACTGTGGCAAAGTACCGCACCGCTCTTGATATTCCGTCCTCTTCCAGACGAAAGGAACATTTTTAG
- a CDS encoding CTP synthase, which yields MKTKFIFVTGGVLSSLGKGLAAASLGALLQTRGLSVTIQKLDPYINVDPGTMNPFQHGEVFVTDDGAETDLDLGHYERYLNVPMSRKNNTTSGAIYNQVIAKERHGDYLGATVQVIPHITDEIKNVVLSLAEGDDAPDVAIIEIGGTVGDIEGLPFLEAIRQLRSDIGRDNCLNIHLTLVPYLRTAGEHKTKPTQHSVKELLSIGIQPDIILCRCEQSIPEELRRKIALFCNVDQDAVFSSVDVNNIYEVPLKFYEEGFDQKVAIMLRLPARNAHLEAWEKLVSDCADPKGKVTIAIVGKYVDLKEAYKSLHEALIHGGVANRVQVNLRYVNSENVDADNAAEHFKGCDGILVPGGFGYRGVEGKITAIRYAREKKIPFFGICLGMQCAVIEFARHVAEMADANSEEFDHRSKHKVIYLMTEWYDFRTKNVEKRDAGSDKGGTMRLGSYPCKVLPNSKALDAYKKELVEERHRHRYEFNNEFKEALAEKGMVFSGTSPDGTLVEIVELPDHPWFLGCQFHPEFKSRPMDAHPLFREFIGAAKKHAKV from the coding sequence ATGAAAACGAAATTTATCTTTGTGACAGGCGGTGTTCTGTCATCTTTGGGCAAGGGTCTGGCAGCAGCCTCATTGGGCGCGCTGCTGCAAACCCGCGGCCTTTCGGTAACCATACAGAAACTCGACCCCTATATTAACGTTGACCCTGGCACCATGAACCCCTTTCAGCATGGCGAAGTTTTCGTTACTGACGACGGCGCTGAAACTGACCTGGATCTTGGACACTACGAACGCTATCTGAACGTGCCCATGTCACGGAAGAATAATACCACTTCAGGGGCCATCTACAATCAGGTTATCGCCAAGGAACGTCACGGTGATTATCTGGGCGCTACGGTGCAGGTTATTCCTCACATTACCGACGAAATCAAAAACGTAGTTTTGTCCTTGGCAGAAGGCGACGATGCCCCTGATGTGGCCATCATTGAAATTGGCGGCACCGTTGGCGACATAGAGGGCCTGCCCTTTCTTGAAGCAATACGTCAGTTGCGTTCAGATATTGGACGCGATAACTGCCTGAACATCCACCTCACTCTGGTGCCTTACCTGCGCACTGCTGGCGAGCACAAAACCAAGCCCACCCAGCATAGTGTGAAGGAACTGCTTTCCATCGGCATCCAGCCTGACATCATTCTGTGCCGTTGCGAACAAAGTATCCCTGAAGAGCTGCGCCGCAAGATCGCCCTGTTCTGCAACGTGGACCAGGATGCCGTATTCTCTTCGGTAGACGTGAACAACATCTACGAAGTTCCTCTGAAGTTCTATGAGGAAGGCTTTGATCAAAAAGTAGCCATCATGCTGCGTTTGCCAGCTCGCAATGCCCACCTTGAAGCCTGGGAAAAACTCGTTAGCGACTGCGCCGACCCCAAGGGCAAGGTTACCATCGCCATTGTGGGTAAGTATGTGGACTTGAAGGAAGCTTACAAAAGCTTGCATGAAGCCCTGATCCACGGCGGCGTGGCCAACCGCGTTCAGGTGAACCTGCGTTACGTCAATTCCGAAAACGTGGATGCCGACAATGCGGCAGAGCACTTCAAGGGCTGTGACGGCATTCTGGTGCCTGGCGGCTTTGGCTACCGCGGTGTTGAGGGCAAGATCACGGCTATTCGCTACGCCCGCGAGAAAAAGATACCCTTCTTCGGCATCTGCCTGGGCATGCAATGTGCGGTCATCGAATTTGCCCGCCACGTTGCCGAAATGGCTGATGCCAACTCTGAAGAATTTGACCATCGTTCCAAGCATAAGGTCATTTACCTTATGACAGAATGGTACGACTTCCGCACAAAGAACGTTGAAAAACGCGATGCCGGAAGCGACAAGGGCGGCACCATGCGCCTGGGTTCTTATCCTTGCAAGGTTTTGCCCAATTCTAAGGCTCTGGATGCATACAAGAAAGAACTGGTGGAAGAACGTCACCGTCATCGCTATGAATTCAACAATGAATTCAAAGAAGCTCTGGCAGAAAAGGGCATGGTTTTTAGCGGCACTTCACCGGATGGAACGCTGGTGGAAATTGTTGAACTGCCTGACCATCCGTGGTTCCTTGGTTGTCAGTTCCACCCCGAATTCAAATCCAGGCCTATGGATGCCCACCCCCTCTTCCGCGAATTTATTGGTGCTGCTAAAAAACACGCCAAGGTTTAA
- a CDS encoding phosphoribosylformylglycinamidine synthase subunit PurQ, which yields MGMVNTLVITGYGTNSHLETAHAARLAGADRADVVHFSDIVAAKVRLADYHFLVFPGGFLDGDDLGAAQAAVMRWRYLKDAQGVPLLQSLRDFLDQGKLILGICNGFQLLVKLGVLPALGGVRFERQVSLGHNDSARYEDRWVHLLPNAKSPCVFTKDMPLLSMPVRHGEGKLVPRDEECLRRLVSENLIALQYADPETKQPTQEYPLNPNGAALAIAGLTDPTGRVLGLMPHPEAFHHVTNHPAWTRGELDPPGTLLFVNAVRYLRGQQ from the coding sequence ATGGGCATGGTCAATACGCTGGTTATCACCGGTTATGGAACAAATTCTCATCTGGAAACCGCCCATGCAGCCCGCTTGGCCGGTGCAGACAGGGCGGACGTAGTCCACTTTTCAGACATTGTGGCGGCCAAAGTTCGGTTGGCCGACTATCACTTTTTGGTCTTCCCCGGCGGATTTCTAGACGGTGACGACTTGGGCGCTGCCCAGGCCGCTGTTATGCGCTGGCGTTACCTCAAGGATGCGCAAGGCGTTCCTTTGCTGCAAAGTTTGCGCGACTTTCTGGATCAGGGCAAGCTCATTCTCGGCATATGCAACGGCTTTCAGTTGCTGGTTAAACTGGGGGTGTTGCCAGCCTTGGGCGGCGTGCGTTTTGAACGCCAGGTTTCTCTTGGGCACAACGATTCCGCCCGCTACGAAGATCGCTGGGTGCACTTGCTTCCCAACGCCAAGAGCCCCTGTGTCTTCACCAAGGATATGCCCTTGCTGAGTATGCCTGTGCGTCACGGAGAAGGCAAACTTGTGCCGCGCGACGAAGAGTGTCTGCGCCGCCTTGTGTCGGAAAATCTTATCGCGCTTCAATATGCTGATCCTGAAACAAAGCAGCCCACGCAGGAATATCCTTTAAATCCCAACGGTGCTGCCTTGGCCATTGCCGGACTTACCGATCCGACGGGCCGCGTTCTTGGTCTTATGCCGCACCCTGAAGCGTTCCATCATGTGACCAACCATCCGGCCTGGACTCGTGGTGAACTGGATCCTCCAGGAACACTTCTGTTCGTCAATGCCGTGCGCTACCTGCGCGGACAGCAGTAG
- the hpf gene encoding ribosome hibernation-promoting factor, HPF/YfiA family has protein sequence MNISFAFKNFEASDHLKKYARRRIEKLGRFFGKSSGLEVSVVLTVDKFRHRCEVTVVGEGLHINATEQTSDMYAAIDLVTDKVEAQIKRQVSRVKTQRRKARSADVDVFTYNIDAETDVALPVEGTDRLATKPLHLDEALMQLDSIGSEFLVFFNAENGRINVVYRTRTSSYALIDPVL, from the coding sequence ATGAACATCTCTTTCGCCTTCAAAAACTTTGAAGCCTCCGACCACCTTAAGAAATATGCCCGCCGCCGCATTGAAAAGCTGGGGCGGTTTTTTGGCAAATCTTCCGGTCTTGAAGTAAGTGTTGTGTTGACTGTGGACAAATTCCGCCACCGTTGCGAGGTTACTGTCGTCGGTGAAGGACTGCATATCAATGCCACAGAACAAACCTCAGACATGTATGCCGCTATTGACCTTGTGACCGACAAGGTTGAAGCGCAGATCAAGCGTCAGGTTTCGCGAGTGAAGACGCAGCGCCGCAAGGCACGCAGTGCTGATGTGGATGTCTTCACCTACAACATTGACGCAGAAACTGATGTTGCACTGCCTGTGGAAGGCACAGATCGTCTGGCAACCAAGCCGCTGCACCTTGATGAGGCGCTTATGCAGCTTGACTCCATTGGCAGCGAGTTTCTGGTCTTCTTTAACGCAGAAAATGGCCGCATCAATGTGGTATACCGCACGCGCACAAGCAGCTACGCGCTGATTGACCCCGTCTTATAA